The window GCGGCGGGTCACGAAATCATTCGCCAGGGCAAGAAAGACCTGACCCTGGTGCGGATGACGCCTGACCTGATCTACGACCAGTTGATCGGCGCCGGTTGTGCTCGCAAGCTGATTTTCTCCTGGGGGGGCAACCCGGGCGTCGGTTCGCTGCATCGACTGCGTGACGCCGTCGAGAAACAGTGGCCGCACGCGCTGGAAATCGAAGAGCACAGCCATGCTGACCTGGCAAACGCCTACGTCGCTGGCGCTTCCGGCCTACCGTTCGCGGTGCTGCGTGCCTACGCCGGTTCCGACCTGCCAAAGGTCAACCCGCTGATCAAAACCGTCACCTGCCCATTCACCGGTGAAGTATTGGCGGCCGTGCCTTCGGTGCGCCCGGACATCACCGTGATTCACGCACAGAAAGCCGACCGCAAAGGCAACGTGCTGCTGTGGGGCATTCTCGGTGTGCAGAAAGAAGCCGCACTGGCCGCCAAGCGCTGCATCGTTACCGTCGAAGAAATCGTCGACGACCTTAATGCACCGATGAACGCCTGCGTTCTGCCGACCTGGGCGTTGAGCGCGGTCTGCCACGTCCCTGGCGGCGCGCATCCGTCCTACGCTCACGGCTACAACGAGCGCGATAACCGTTTCTACCAGGCTTGGGACCCGATTGCCCGCGACCGTGAAACCTTCACTGCGTGGATCAACGAGTACATCCACGGCTGCGCTGACTTCAGCGAGTTCCAGGCCAAGCTGGCCGCTGCTTCGGAGGCCAAGTAATGACTTACACCACCAATGAAATGATGACCGTCGCTGCTGCCCGTCGTTTGAAAAACGGTTCGGTGTGTTTCGTCGGCATCGGCCTGCCGTCGAAAGCCGCCAACCTGGCGCGTCTGACTTCCTCGCCGGATGTAGTCCTTATCTATGAATCGGGTCCGATTGGTGCCAAGCCAAGCGTACTGCCGCTGTCGATCGGTGACGGCGAGTTGGCGGAAACCGCTGACACTGTCGTCCCGACCGGTGAGATTTTTCGCTATTGGTTGCAGGGCGGGCGCATCGACGTCGGTTTCCTCGGCGCCGCGCAAGTCGACCGCTTCGGCAACATCAACACCACCGTGGTCGGCGACTACCATCAGCCGAAAGTCCGCCTGCCGGGTGCCGGCGGTGCGCCAGAGATCGCTGGTTCGGCGAAAAGCGTGTTGATCATCCTCAAGCAGTCGGCGCGTTCCTTTGTCGACAAACTCGATTTCATTACTTCGGTCGGCCATGGCGAGGGCGGTGATTCGCGCAAGCGTCTCGGCCTGCCGGGCGCTGGCCCGGTCGGCATCATTACCGACCTGTGCATCATGGAACCGGAAGCCGGCACCCATGAATTCGTGGTCACTGCGCTGCACCCGGGCGTGACCCGTGAGCAAGTGACCGCGGCTACCGGTTGGGCGATTCGCTTCGCCGACCATGTTGAAAACACCGCCGAGCCGACCGAAGTCGAACTGAAGGCGCTGCGTGATCTGGAAGCCCGCACCGCCGCCGCCCACGGCCAAGCACCGGGAGAAGCCTGATGCGTGACGTTTATATCTGCGATGCGATTCGCACCCCCATCGGCCGTTTCGGCGGTGGCTTGTCGGCGGTTCGTGCCGACGATCTGGCCGCCGTGCCGATCAAGGCGCTGATGGAGCGCAACCCGTCGGTGGACTGGAGCGCAGTGGACGAGGTGTTCCTCGGTTGCGCCAACCAGGCCGGCGAAGACAACCGTAACGTGGCGCGCATGGCGTTGTTGCTGGCGGGCCTGCCGGAAACCATTCCGGGCGTGACCCTCAATCGCCTCTGCGCCTCGGGTATGGATGCCATCGGCACGGCGTTCCGCGCCATCGCCAGTGGCGAGATGGAGCTGGCAATTGCTGGCGGCGTCGAGTCGATGTCCCGCGCACCGTTCGTGATGGGCAAGGCCGATGCGGCGTTCTCGCGCAACATGAAGCTGGAAGACACCACCATCGGCTGGCGTTTCATCAACCCGTTGATGAAAGCCCAATACGGCGTGGATGCGATGCCACAGACCGCCGACAACGTGGCTGACGATTACGAAATTTCCCGCGAGGATCAGGACGCTTTCGCACTGCGCAGTCAGCAGCGGACAGCCGCCGCGCAAGCCGCAGGATTTTTCGCCGAAGAAATCGTTGAAGTGCGGATTGCCCACAAGAAAGGGGAAAGTGTCGTCAGCCAGGATGAGCATCCGCGCGCCGACACCACCCTGGAAACCCTGGCCAAACTCAAACCGGTCAATGGCCCCGACAAAACCGTCACCGCCGGTAATGCTTCCGGAGTGAACGACGGTGCGGCCGCATTGATTCTGGCCTCCGCCGAAGCGGTGAAGAAGCACGGCCTGACCGCCCGCGCCAAAGTGCTGGGCATGTCGAGCGCCGGTGTCGCACCCCGGGTGATGGGGATCGGCCCGGTGCCTGCGGTGCGCAAACTGACCGAGCGTCTCGGCCTGGCCGTCAGCGATTTCGACGTGATCGAACTCAACGAAGCCTTCGCCAGCCAGGGTTTGGCGGTGCTGCGCGAACTGGGGCTGGAGGATGACGCGGCCCAGGTCAACCCCAACGGTGGCGCCATTGCCTTGGGCCATCCGTTGGGCATGAGCGGCGCCCGCCTGGTCCTGACCGCGCTGCATCAGCTGGAAAAGACCGGTGGCAAGAAAGGTCTGGCGACCATGTGCGTCGGCGTCGGCCAGGGTCTGGCCTTGGCGATCGAACGGGTCTGACGCGTAGCGTTGATGAATAAGAACAGAGGAAAGCTCCATGACTGACAAGCCTGGTTACCGCCGCCCGCAAGAGGGCACCCAGCCGGAATACCTGCACCCGGCCTATCAATCCACCAACCGTCGCTCGCCGTCCAAGCCGTTGGTGTTTTTGCCCCATTCGCTGTCGGAAATTACCGGTCCGACCATCGGTGCCGAGCGCATTCAAGCGCAGGACAACGACCTGACCGCCCAGCACAAGGGCGAGCCACTGGGCGAGCGCATCATCATTCATGGCCGCGTGCTGGATGAAGATGGTTTGCCGGTGCCGGGGATTCTGGTGGAAATCTGGCAGGCCAACGCC of the Pseudomonas frederiksbergensis genome contains:
- a CDS encoding CoA transferase subunit A; amino-acid sequence: MAEILSLHDAVKQFVNDGDTVALEGFTHLIPTAAGHEIIRQGKKDLTLVRMTPDLIYDQLIGAGCARKLIFSWGGNPGVGSLHRLRDAVEKQWPHALEIEEHSHADLANAYVAGASGLPFAVLRAYAGSDLPKVNPLIKTVTCPFTGEVLAAVPSVRPDITVIHAQKADRKGNVLLWGILGVQKEAALAAKRCIVTVEEIVDDLNAPMNACVLPTWALSAVCHVPGGAHPSYAHGYNERDNRFYQAWDPIARDRETFTAWINEYIHGCADFSEFQAKLAAASEAK
- a CDS encoding CoA-transferase subunit beta; the encoded protein is MTYTTNEMMTVAAARRLKNGSVCFVGIGLPSKAANLARLTSSPDVVLIYESGPIGAKPSVLPLSIGDGELAETADTVVPTGEIFRYWLQGGRIDVGFLGAAQVDRFGNINTTVVGDYHQPKVRLPGAGGAPEIAGSAKSVLIILKQSARSFVDKLDFITSVGHGEGGDSRKRLGLPGAGPVGIITDLCIMEPEAGTHEFVVTALHPGVTREQVTAATGWAIRFADHVENTAEPTEVELKALRDLEARTAAAHGQAPGEA
- the pcaF gene encoding 3-oxoadipyl-CoA thiolase translates to MMRDVYICDAIRTPIGRFGGGLSAVRADDLAAVPIKALMERNPSVDWSAVDEVFLGCANQAGEDNRNVARMALLLAGLPETIPGVTLNRLCASGMDAIGTAFRAIASGEMELAIAGGVESMSRAPFVMGKADAAFSRNMKLEDTTIGWRFINPLMKAQYGVDAMPQTADNVADDYEISREDQDAFALRSQQRTAAAQAAGFFAEEIVEVRIAHKKGESVVSQDEHPRADTTLETLAKLKPVNGPDKTVTAGNASGVNDGAAALILASAEAVKKHGLTARAKVLGMSSAGVAPRVMGIGPVPAVRKLTERLGLAVSDFDVIELNEAFASQGLAVLRELGLEDDAAQVNPNGGAIALGHPLGMSGARLVLTALHQLEKTGGKKGLATMCVGVGQGLALAIERV